Proteins encoded in a region of the Victivallis lenta genome:
- a CDS encoding gamma-glutamylcyclotransferase family protein, whose product MKKETVLIAAYGTLRSGERNERFCRNAISRRNATIPGTLYDTGWGFPAFVPAGKTKVTVELIEIPIRDWADVDRLEGYPRLYDRVLTDFRLPDGSTVQAWIYIMNHLPEQAKIIPSGDWKAR is encoded by the coding sequence ATGAAAAAAGAAACTGTCCTGATCGCCGCATACGGCACACTCCGTTCCGGCGAACGGAATGAACGTTTCTGCCGGAATGCCATTTCCCGCAGAAACGCAACCATCCCAGGCACACTCTATGACACCGGATGGGGATTCCCGGCATTTGTCCCGGCGGGGAAAACGAAGGTCACAGTCGAACTGATAGAGATCCCGATCCGGGACTGGGCAGATGTCGACCGTCTGGAGGGATATCCACGCCTCTACGATCGTGTTCTGACGGATTTCCGCCTGCCTGACGGTTCGACTGTTCAGGCATGGATCTACATCATGAACCATCTGCCGGAACAGGCAAAAATCATTCCCTCCGGCGACTGGAAGGCGAGGTGA